A stretch of Pseudolysobacter antarcticus DNA encodes these proteins:
- a CDS encoding MBL fold metallo-hydrolase: MKSILFLLFYLAPHAFAQTGAPKADAPMPPPPVLELVVLGSGGPGAVGRASSSFVVLLDGIPRILIDAGSGAFARLGETKLSLDRLDRILLTHLHIDHSAELPGIFKARAVASRGAINFHVFGPSGAGKFPSTKRFVDLLFGKHGAFAYLADFSAPITIVTTDIGATLSRTRKLQTLLAKDGLKITAIAGHHDDAPSIIYRIDYKNRSVVFSGDIDAAGLDNLRSIADHCNLLVFNTVVLDRPQSAEALYTLHTPPKSIGEVAASAHVGALLLTHLNPAIDQAHDDVLASIHRNYAGPVTFAEDRLRIAP, encoded by the coding sequence TTGAAATCGATTTTGTTCTTGCTGTTTTATTTGGCGCCGCATGCGTTCGCGCAAACCGGTGCGCCCAAAGCGGATGCACCGATGCCGCCGCCACCAGTACTCGAATTGGTCGTGCTGGGTTCCGGCGGGCCGGGCGCGGTAGGGCGGGCATCGTCGAGTTTTGTCGTCTTACTGGACGGCATACCGAGAATTCTCATCGATGCCGGTTCTGGCGCATTCGCGCGCCTGGGCGAAACGAAACTTTCGCTGGATCGACTCGATCGGATTCTGCTCACGCATTTGCATATCGATCATAGCGCCGAGCTGCCTGGCATCTTCAAGGCTCGGGCTGTAGCGAGTCGCGGTGCCATCAATTTTCATGTCTTCGGGCCGAGCGGCGCGGGCAAATTTCCATCGACCAAACGTTTCGTTGATCTGCTATTCGGCAAGCACGGCGCGTTCGCCTACCTTGCGGATTTTTCTGCACCGATCACGATCGTTACGACCGATATCGGTGCAACGTTATCTCGCACGCGCAAGCTGCAAACTTTGTTGGCAAAAGATGGTTTGAAAATCACCGCTATTGCCGGGCACCACGACGATGCGCCGTCGATTATTTATCGGATCGATTACAAGAATCGCAGCGTGGTTTTTTCCGGCGATATTGATGCGGCAGGGCTGGATAATTTGCGCAGCATCGCCGATCACTGCAACTTGTTGGTGTTCAACACTGTGGTGCTTGATCGGCCGCAATCAGCCGAAGCGCTGTACACCTTGCACACGCCGCCGAAATCGATCGGGGAAGTGGCCGCCAGCGCGCATGTCGGCGCGTTATTGCTGACACATCTCAATCCCGCCATCGATCAGGCGCATGACGATGTGTTGGCCTCGATCCACCGCAATTACGCGGGTCCCGTGACTTTTGCTGAAGATCGCTTGCGTATCGCGCCTTAG
- a CDS encoding beta strand repeat-containing protein — MNRTFLRQSLLTFAIANALTVSAAVAQNITVTPPSGGDFAISSGNLVISALPSATTQTDPLCFNMTTGVVGACAAGSLIGPTGATGVTGATGDIGATGSIGNIGAIGPTGAIGVTGASGNTGVTGATGNTGAIGNTGSTGPTGATGATGAASTVAGPTGAAGATGIVGPTGSPGSIGATGATSTVAGPTGVTGAPGLVGATGALGSTGATGATSTVAGPIGATGAAGLTGATGAASTVAGPAGATGVAGPAGPTGAAGTANLYGDGSDGAGNFATADWTSAPPNNTLQFTTLTITGTVTVPSGLVIRATGNVSISGQIKVAGNTNAGSGIGSSAGKKAANSVVTGGGAINTQFARLFVLPGQAGGGVGPYINATIEADTAGGGTIVIVSAGSITINSGASIHADGAAGTPSVLASPGPPVNGGSVGGGGGGGGVIVLAAKSSIINNGTISAVGGPGANALTDPTLGTGASGGGGGGLVNLLAPTFTGSGTTTVAGGAAGSGTNSGGNGYGGSGGGSGGSGGSSGSSVAATAGTTGQSYSKVTTDPSTLFVAPVHIQ, encoded by the coding sequence ATGAATCGAACTTTCTTGCGCCAATCGCTGCTGACGTTTGCCATCGCCAATGCGTTGACTGTATCGGCGGCAGTGGCGCAGAACATCACGGTGACACCACCGAGCGGCGGTGACTTCGCAATCTCCAGCGGCAATCTCGTCATCAGCGCATTGCCGAGCGCAACGACGCAAACCGATCCGCTGTGTTTCAACATGACCACTGGCGTCGTCGGTGCGTGCGCGGCGGGCTCGTTGATCGGCCCCACCGGCGCAACAGGCGTTACCGGTGCGACCGGTGATATCGGCGCCACCGGATCAATCGGCAACATCGGCGCGATCGGTCCAACCGGCGCCATCGGTGTGACCGGTGCGAGCGGCAATACGGGTGTGACGGGCGCCACAGGAAACACAGGTGCCATCGGCAATACCGGATCTACTGGACCGACAGGCGCAACGGGTGCAACGGGCGCGGCAAGCACTGTGGCGGGTCCTACCGGTGCCGCTGGCGCGACCGGTATTGTCGGGCCAACCGGTTCACCCGGCAGCATCGGCGCTACGGGCGCAACAAGCACGGTCGCCGGCCCCACTGGAGTTACTGGCGCGCCGGGATTGGTCGGGGCGACCGGCGCCCTCGGCAGCACCGGCGCAACCGGCGCCACCAGCACGGTCGCTGGCCCCATCGGCGCAACGGGTGCAGCCGGATTAACCGGTGCGACCGGTGCAGCAAGCACGGTCGCCGGCCCGGCGGGCGCCACCGGTGTCGCGGGTCCGGCTGGCCCAACCGGCGCGGCGGGAACCGCCAATCTGTACGGCGATGGTTCCGACGGCGCCGGCAATTTCGCCACAGCAGACTGGACTAGCGCGCCGCCGAACAACACGCTGCAGTTCACCACGCTCACCATCACCGGCACGGTGACAGTGCCCAGCGGTCTGGTTATTCGGGCCACTGGCAATGTATCGATTTCCGGGCAGATCAAGGTTGCCGGCAACACCAATGCGGGCAGTGGAATCGGCTCGAGTGCCGGGAAAAAGGCTGCCAACAGTGTTGTGACAGGCGGTGGCGCCATCAATACGCAATTCGCCCGACTGTTTGTTCTGCCGGGTCAGGCGGGCGGCGGGGTTGGGCCTTATATCAACGCCACCATCGAAGCGGATACCGCTGGCGGTGGCACGATCGTGATCGTGTCCGCTGGGTCCATTACGATCAACAGCGGTGCCTCCATTCATGCCGACGGGGCCGCCGGCACGCCATCTGTTCTGGCGTCGCCGGGCCCACCCGTTAACGGCGGAAGTGTAGGTGGTGGCGGCGGTGGCGGTGGGGTTATCGTGCTTGCCGCGAAAAGCAGCATTATCAACAACGGCACGATTTCCGCAGTCGGTGGACCCGGCGCAAATGCCCTGACCGATCCTACACTCGGCACCGGCGCATCCGGTGGCGGCGGCGGCGGCTTGGTCAATCTGCTTGCACCAACCTTCACTGGCTCAGGCACAACCACCGTGGCTGGTGGCGCAGCAGGTAGCGGTACCAACTCCGGCGGCAACGGATATGGTGGTAGCGGAGGTGGTTCGGGTGGTTCGGGTGGAAGCTCGGGAAGCAGCGTAGCCGCGACTGCCGGCACAACGGGCCAAAGCTATAGCAAGGTTACAACCGACCCTTCAACCTTGTTCGTGGCGCCTGTGCACATCCAGTAG
- a CDS encoding glycoside hydrolase family 18 protein codes for MSLRTILLLLLLVVTAPVFANDTVFAAGFDPVWVTGYHVGYQKTMYPTANIDYAAMSHIVIGPVVPNSNGTLNTTYDIDVSNGPLWANGVASAAHTAGRKATLMVGGAGSLAGWQGAANTTNRAAFVTHLLSTMDSVGADGLDLDWEPLNSGDYASFTALATTLRSARPNMILTVPVAWTNPNYQFSDSFFGTIAPLFDQINIMSYDMEWGADGWKSWFTSALHGESATTPSSIDSSVDFYLASGVPRSKLGIGIGFYGVCWHGVTGPRQVIGAGTIFGSDNTFSYSTIVTQYATPANAANYHYDTTAEMPWLGLTAGIGPNACNFLSYEDPTSVAAKGAYANRNGLGGTIIWTIGQGYVSTASVGQQNVLLDAVSTAFRPTH; via the coding sequence ATGTCGCTTCGCACGATTTTGCTTTTGCTGCTGCTGGTCGTTACGGCACCTGTATTCGCCAACGATACCGTTTTCGCTGCCGGATTCGACCCGGTCTGGGTGACGGGTTATCACGTCGGTTATCAGAAGACGATGTATCCGACCGCCAATATCGATTACGCGGCGATGAGCCACATCGTCATCGGCCCGGTCGTGCCGAACAGCAATGGCACGCTGAATACGACTTACGATATTGATGTGAGCAATGGGCCATTGTGGGCCAATGGCGTTGCATCGGCGGCGCACACGGCGGGTCGCAAGGCGACGCTGATGGTCGGCGGCGCCGGCTCTCTCGCCGGCTGGCAAGGGGCTGCGAATACAACGAATCGCGCGGCTTTCGTCACGCATCTGCTCAGTACGATGGATAGCGTCGGTGCAGATGGTCTGGACCTTGATTGGGAGCCGCTGAACTCGGGCGACTACGCCAGTTTCACCGCGCTCGCCACCACGCTGCGCAGCGCACGACCGAACATGATCCTCACCGTGCCAGTAGCTTGGACCAATCCGAACTACCAGTTTTCGGACTCTTTCTTCGGCACGATCGCGCCGCTGTTCGACCAGATCAATATCATGTCCTACGACATGGAGTGGGGCGCGGATGGCTGGAAAAGCTGGTTCACCTCGGCGCTACACGGCGAGTCCGCCACCACGCCGAGTTCGATCGACAGCAGCGTGGATTTTTATCTCGCCTCTGGTGTGCCGCGCAGCAAGCTCGGTATCGGCATCGGGTTTTACGGCGTGTGCTGGCATGGCGTGACCGGCCCGCGTCAGGTGATCGGCGCGGGCACGATCTTCGGCAGCGACAACACGTTCAGCTACAGCACTATCGTCACCCAGTACGCCACGCCGGCTAATGCGGCGAATTACCACTACGACACCACGGCCGAAATGCCGTGGCTCGGATTGACGGCCGGTATCGGGCCGAACGCTTGCAACTTTTTGTCCTACGAAGATCCGACCTCGGTCGCCGCCAAGGGCGCTTATGCCAATCGCAATGGACTTGGTGGCACGATCATCTGGACGATAGGGCAGGGTTACGTATCGACCGCATCGGTCGGTCAACAGAATGTTTTGCTCGACGCAGTGAGTACGGCGTTTCGTCCGACCCATTGA
- a CDS encoding NIPSNAP family protein, with the protein MTITCFIRYQIDPFQRDDFRQYAENWGRIIPRCGGHLVGYFLPHEGTNDIAWGLIAFASLAAYEEYRARLKTDAESRANFALSRSKKFILREERSFVEIVDGTFGLPSTLV; encoded by the coding sequence ATGACCATCACCTGCTTTATCCGCTATCAAATCGATCCGTTCCAGCGCGACGATTTCAGGCAATACGCCGAAAACTGGGGGCGCATCATTCCGCGTTGCGGAGGTCATTTGGTCGGCTATTTTCTGCCGCACGAAGGCACTAACGACATCGCGTGGGGATTGATCGCATTTGCGAGCCTCGCGGCTTATGAGGAGTATCGCGCGCGCTTGAAAACTGATGCGGAATCGCGCGCGAATTTTGCGCTGTCGCGGAGCAAAAAATTCATCTTGCGCGAAGAACGCAGTTTCGTCGAAATTGTCGACGGCACTTTCGGCTTGCCTTCGACGCTGGTCTGA
- a CDS encoding ArsR/SmtB family transcription factor — MLRRRLACAGESFSGGMTRSLRLPMQQRFVYDETMNADVHIDTSVSRIAAAIGEPARARMLYSLLDGRARTSTELAIVAEVSPSTASVHLAQLKELQLVDVLAQGKHRYYSLHGAHVAAALEALVVVAGASRHRFVPSTPSRLRNARTCYDHMAGAVAVALHDRFIELGWLSTDAIDITAYDLGSDGVIALGKLGIDIAATRNLRRRFACACVDWSERRPHIGGAIGAALLYVARKRRWVIPDLDSRALRVTPVGKREMQQRFGLPD; from the coding sequence ATGCTGCGGCGGCGACTTGCCTGCGCTGGCGAGAGTTTTTCCGGTGGCATGACGCGCAGTTTGCGGTTGCCGATGCAGCAACGATTCGTCTACGATGAAACTATGAATGCTGATGTCCATATCGACACGTCGGTGTCACGCATCGCCGCGGCGATCGGTGAACCCGCGCGCGCGCGAATGCTGTACAGCTTGCTCGATGGCCGCGCCCGCACCAGCACGGAACTGGCGATCGTGGCCGAAGTCAGTCCGTCGACGGCGAGCGTGCATCTGGCGCAATTGAAGGAATTGCAACTCGTCGATGTACTCGCGCAAGGCAAGCATCGCTACTACAGTCTGCACGGCGCCCATGTCGCCGCCGCACTCGAAGCATTGGTCGTGGTTGCCGGTGCGAGCCGCCACAGGTTTGTGCCAAGCACACCGAGTCGATTGCGCAATGCGCGCACTTGCTACGATCACATGGCCGGCGCCGTGGCCGTTGCGTTGCATGATCGTTTTATCGAGCTAGGCTGGTTATCGACCGATGCGATCGACATCACCGCGTATGATCTCGGCAGCGACGGTGTGATCGCGCTGGGCAAGCTGGGCATCGATATCGCCGCCACGCGCAATCTTCGTCGCCGTTTTGCGTGCGCGTGTGTTGATTGGAGCGAAAGGCGCCCCCACATCGGCGGTGCAATCGGCGCCGCGTTGCTTTATGTCGCACGCAAACGGCGCTGGGTCATCCCGGATCTGGACAGTCGCGCGCTGCGTGTGACGCCCGTGGGAAAACGCGAAATGCAGCAACGATTCGGCTTGCCGGACTGA
- a CDS encoding ABC transporter ATP-binding protein — MSSTLSSTTSHNANAEPIVSVSGLGKTYSSGFQALKKIDLTIRRGEIFALLGPNGAGKTTLINIICGIVNPSEGTVLADGHDIVRDYRAARTKIGLVPQELHTDAFESVWATVNFSRGLFGKPPNPVYLEKVLRDLSLWDKKDSKIMTLSGGMKRRVLIAKALSHEPRILFLDEPTAGVDVELRRDMWQMVRALRESGVTIILTTHYIEEAEEMADRIGVISKGEIILVEDKAVLMRKLGKKQLILQLQSPLERVPESLASYALELSADGNTLTYTFDVQSEQTGIATLLRQLGEHGIDFKDLHSSESSLEDIFVSLVRSNGNGARA, encoded by the coding sequence ATGTCATCAACACTGAGCTCGACCACCAGCCATAACGCAAACGCCGAACCGATCGTGTCGGTATCCGGCCTCGGCAAAACTTATTCCAGTGGTTTCCAAGCGCTGAAAAAAATCGATCTGACGATTCGCCGCGGCGAGATTTTTGCGCTGCTCGGGCCGAACGGCGCGGGCAAGACCACGCTGATCAATATCATCTGCGGCATCGTCAATCCGAGCGAGGGCACGGTGCTCGCCGACGGTCACGACATCGTGCGCGATTATCGCGCCGCGCGCACCAAGATTGGCCTCGTACCACAGGAATTGCACACCGATGCATTCGAGAGTGTGTGGGCCACGGTGAACTTCAGTCGCGGCCTTTTTGGCAAGCCACCGAATCCGGTCTATCTGGAAAAGGTACTGCGCGACTTGTCGTTGTGGGACAAGAAAGACAGCAAGATCATGACGCTTTCCGGCGGTATGAAACGACGCGTGCTGATCGCCAAGGCGCTATCGCACGAGCCGCGAATTTTGTTTCTCGACGAACCTACCGCCGGCGTGGATGTCGAGCTGCGCCGCGACATGTGGCAGATGGTACGTGCGCTGCGCGAGAGCGGCGTGACCATCATTCTGACCACGCATTACATCGAGGAAGCCGAAGAAATGGCCGACCGCATCGGCGTGATCAGCAAGGGGGAAATCATCCTCGTCGAAGACAAGGCCGTGCTGATGCGCAAGCTCGGCAAGAAACAGCTGATCCTGCAATTGCAGAGTCCGCTCGAACGCGTCCCCGAAAGTCTCGCGAGCTACGCGCTGGAGCTGTCAGCCGATGGCAACACGCTCACTTACACTTTCGATGTGCAGAGTGAACAGACCGGCATCGCGACGTTGCTGCGCCAGCTTGGCGAGCACGGTATCGACTTCAAGGATCTGCATTCGAGCGAGAGTTCGCTCGAGGATATTTTCGTGAGTCTGGTGCGATCGAATGGCAATGGAGCACGCGCATGA
- a CDS encoding ABC transporter permease, with protein MNLHAIRAIYRFEMARTFRTLMQSIASPVLSTSLYFVVFGAAIGSRMGVVDGISYGAFIIPGLIMLSLLNESISNASFGIYMPKWSGTIYELLSAPVSYVEVVLGYVGAAATKSVMLGILILITARLFVPYEIAHPFWMACFLVLTAVTFSLFGFIIGLWADDFQKLQIVPLLVVTPLTFLGGAFYSINMLPPIWQKITLFNPVVYLISGFRWSFYGVADVNVVVSAAMTLGFLALCLAAVWWIFKTGYKLRT; from the coding sequence ATGAACCTGCACGCAATCCGCGCGATCTACCGCTTCGAAATGGCGCGCACATTTCGCACCTTGATGCAGAGCATCGCCTCGCCAGTGCTTTCGACATCGTTGTATTTTGTCGTGTTCGGTGCGGCGATCGGATCGCGCATGGGCGTGGTCGATGGCATCAGCTACGGCGCGTTCATCATCCCCGGCCTGATCATGTTGTCGCTGCTCAACGAGAGTATTTCCAACGCGTCGTTCGGCATCTACATGCCGAAATGGTCGGGCACGATTTACGAGTTGTTGTCGGCGCCGGTTTCCTACGTTGAAGTCGTGCTCGGTTATGTTGGTGCGGCCGCGACCAAGTCGGTAATGCTCGGCATCCTCATCCTGATCACGGCGCGCTTGTTCGTGCCATACGAGATCGCGCATCCGTTCTGGATGGCGTGTTTCCTCGTGCTCACCGCGGTGACCTTCAGTCTGTTCGGATTCATCATCGGCCTGTGGGCGGACGATTTCCAGAAACTGCAAATCGTGCCATTGCTGGTGGTCACGCCGTTGACCTTTCTCGGCGGCGCGTTCTACTCGATCAACATGCTGCCGCCGATCTGGCAGAAGATCACCTTGTTCAATCCGGTGGTGTATCTGATCAGCGGATTCCGTTGGAGTTTCTACGGCGTGGCCGATGTCAACGTCGTGGTCAGCGCAGCCATGACACTGGGCTTCCTTGCCCTGTGCCTCGCGGCCGTGTGGTGGATATTCAAGACCGGCTACAAACTGCGCACCTGA
- a CDS encoding DUF3224 domain-containing protein, with protein MTTMHAAGPFDVKLSPQVLAVEDKVEGATLGRMSIDKQFHGDLEASSKGEMLSAMGGTPGSAGYVAIEKVSGTLHGRSGSFVLQHNATMTRGTPALNIIVVPDSGTGELAGLSGAMTIIIADGKHSYAFDYTIAPTP; from the coding sequence ATGACAACCATGCACGCAGCAGGACCGTTCGATGTAAAACTCAGCCCGCAGGTGCTGGCCGTGGAGGATAAAGTCGAAGGCGCCACGCTCGGGCGCATGTCGATCGACAAGCAATTCCATGGCGATCTCGAAGCGAGCAGCAAAGGCGAGATGCTCAGCGCGATGGGCGGCACGCCGGGTTCTGCGGGTTATGTCGCGATCGAGAAAGTCAGCGGAACCTTGCACGGCCGCAGCGGCAGTTTTGTGCTGCAGCACAACGCGACGATGACGCGCGGAACGCCCGCGCTGAACATCATCGTGGTGCCGGATTCCGGCACCGGCGAGCTGGCTGGCTTGAGCGGCGCAATGACGATCATCATCGCCGACGGCAAACATTCGTATGCGTTCGATTACACGATCGCACCAACGCCTTGA
- a CDS encoding helix-turn-helix domain-containing protein, translating to MSSSVGNARGVLRHASAAGAFEHARIAPDASLRDFIEHFWMVRWDLRGHTPQLQETLPHPNVHIVFEREKTRIFGVHTARFSKLLEGQGCAFGVKFRPGGFYPFLQRPLSTIADGSISLQDVFGSTADTLENEVFANTDVSGMIAVATQFLRAHAPPADPNADRIAAIVARIVDDRSLTSVDDLASRNGLNKRSLQRLFKQYVGVSPKWVINRYRLHDAIELLASGETIDGPRLALELGYFDQAHFIRDFKKLIGRSPADYRRVAGSAKS from the coding sequence ATGAGCTCCAGCGTCGGCAATGCCCGCGGCGTATTGCGCCACGCATCGGCAGCGGGCGCATTCGAGCATGCGCGTATTGCGCCGGATGCCAGCCTGCGCGATTTCATCGAACATTTCTGGATGGTGCGCTGGGATTTGCGCGGCCATACGCCACAGTTGCAGGAAACGCTGCCGCATCCGAACGTGCATATCGTCTTCGAGCGCGAGAAGACACGCATCTTCGGGGTGCACACCGCACGCTTTTCAAAGCTGCTTGAAGGTCAAGGTTGTGCGTTCGGTGTGAAGTTTCGACCCGGCGGTTTTTATCCGTTCCTGCAACGACCGTTGTCGACCATCGCCGATGGCTCGATCTCGCTGCAGGACGTTTTCGGCAGCACCGCCGATACTTTGGAAAACGAGGTGTTCGCGAATACGGATGTCTCCGGCATGATCGCGGTGGCGACGCAATTCCTGCGCGCGCATGCGCCGCCAGCCGATCCGAATGCCGATCGTATTGCGGCTATCGTCGCGCGCATCGTTGACGATCGCAGCCTGACCAGTGTCGATGATCTCGCGAGTCGCAACGGATTGAACAAACGCAGCCTGCAACGCCTGTTCAAGCAATACGTCGGCGTCAGCCCGAAATGGGTGATCAACCGTTATCGATTGCACGACGCAATCGAGCTGTTGGCGTCGGGTGAAACGATCGACGGGCCGCGTCTCGCACTGGAGCTGGGTTATTTCGACCAAGCGCATTTCATTCGCGACTTCAAGAAATTGATCGGTCGCTCGCCCGCAGATTATCGCCGCGTAGCGGGCAGCGCAAAATCTTGA
- a CDS encoding GNAT family N-acetyltransferase, whose product MADRFNIRRCNPIDASALALLGQATFLETFAGILDGTSILAHCESQHATRVYDAWLQDATTSIWIAETEVGNAPIGYLVLAKSTLPLADLHADDLEVKRIYLLHRFHGSGVGKRLMAEAISQAKLVDAPRLLLGVYANNHDAIAFYIRQGFRKIGERVFNVGGKNYDDVMLVMDI is encoded by the coding sequence ATGGCCGATCGCTTCAACATTCGACGCTGCAATCCGATCGATGCGAGCGCGCTTGCGCTGCTCGGTCAAGCGACATTTCTGGAAACGTTTGCCGGCATTCTCGATGGTACGAGCATTCTTGCGCATTGCGAATCGCAGCACGCAACACGCGTTTATGATGCGTGGTTGCAAGACGCCACAACATCGATCTGGATCGCGGAAACCGAGGTCGGGAACGCACCGATCGGTTATCTGGTGTTGGCAAAATCGACGCTGCCACTTGCCGATTTGCATGCCGACGATCTTGAGGTCAAACGGATTTATTTGTTGCATCGTTTTCATGGTAGCGGCGTCGGCAAGCGGCTGATGGCAGAAGCGATTTCGCAGGCGAAGTTGGTCGATGCGCCGCGTCTATTGCTAGGCGTCTACGCAAATAATCACGACGCGATCGCGTTTTATATCCGCCAAGGTTTTCGGAAAATCGGCGAGCGTGTTTTCAATGTCGGTGGCAAGAATTACGACGACGTCATGCTGGTCATGGATATCTAG
- the amaB gene encoding L-piperidine-6-carboxylate dehydrogenase, which yields MSANILKALGLTETHSGTYLGHGEWSKTTDAGVLESHNPATGELLGRVYASSEADYETIITRAQEAFAIWRTTPAPRRGEAVRLCGEALRKHKDALGSLVTLEMGKIKPEGDGEVQEMIDIADFAVGQSRMLYGNSMHSERPGHRMYEQWHPLGLVGVVSAFNFPVAVWAWNAFLAAICGDITIWKPSPKTPLTAVASMKICNDALNAAGFPDIFFLFNDARTELAQKFTDDKRIPLISFTGSTTVGRIVGERVANRMGRSLLELGGNNAIIIDATADLKLAIPAVVFGAVGTAGQRCTSTRRLIVHESIIDEVTQTLVKAYKQIETRIGDPLKSETLMGPLIDRDAVNRYEHAVTQAQAAGGTVLTGGKALEGKGNYVLPTIVNGIKGSDAIVQTETFAPILYVIPYKTLDEAIAIQNGVPQGLSSSIFTTDLRAAEKFLTCFGSDCGIANVNIGTSGAEIGGAFGGEKDTGGGRESGSDAWKIYMRRQTNTINYSDSLPLAQGIKFDF from the coding sequence ATGTCTGCAAATATTCTCAAGGCGCTCGGCTTGACCGAGACCCATTCCGGCACGTATCTCGGCCACGGCGAGTGGTCCAAAACCACCGACGCGGGCGTACTCGAATCGCATAATCCGGCCACCGGCGAACTGCTCGGCCGCGTTTATGCGAGCTCGGAAGCGGACTACGAAACCATCATCACACGCGCGCAGGAAGCGTTCGCGATCTGGCGCACGACGCCCGCACCACGCCGCGGCGAAGCCGTACGTTTGTGCGGTGAAGCGCTGCGCAAACACAAGGATGCGCTCGGTTCGCTGGTCACGCTGGAAATGGGCAAGATCAAGCCGGAAGGCGACGGCGAAGTGCAGGAAATGATCGACATCGCGGATTTCGCGGTCGGCCAGTCGCGCATGTTGTATGGCAACTCGATGCACTCCGAGCGTCCCGGCCACCGCATGTACGAACAGTGGCATCCGCTCGGTCTGGTCGGCGTCGTCAGCGCGTTCAATTTCCCGGTCGCGGTATGGGCCTGGAACGCGTTTCTCGCGGCGATCTGTGGCGATATCACGATCTGGAAACCGTCGCCAAAAACTCCGCTCACAGCGGTCGCCAGCATGAAGATCTGCAACGACGCTTTGAACGCCGCCGGCTTTCCGGATATTTTCTTCCTGTTCAACGATGCGCGCACCGAGCTCGCACAGAAGTTCACCGACGACAAGCGCATCCCGCTGATCAGCTTCACCGGCTCGACCACGGTCGGGCGCATCGTCGGCGAGCGCGTGGCCAACCGCATGGGTCGTTCGCTGCTCGAACTCGGCGGCAACAACGCGATCATCATCGATGCCACAGCCGATCTGAAACTGGCGATTCCTGCGGTCGTGTTCGGCGCGGTCGGCACGGCCGGTCAGCGCTGCACGAGCACGCGACGTTTGATCGTACATGAGTCAATCATCGACGAGGTCACGCAGACCCTGGTCAAAGCGTACAAGCAGATCGAAACGCGCATCGGCGATCCGCTCAAATCCGAAACCCTGATGGGCCCGCTGATCGATCGTGATGCGGTGAATCGCTACGAACACGCCGTGACGCAAGCGCAGGCAGCCGGCGGCACCGTGCTGACCGGCGGCAAGGCGCTCGAAGGCAAAGGCAACTATGTGCTGCCGACCATCGTCAACGGCATCAAGGGCAGCGATGCGATCGTGCAGACCGAAACGTTCGCGCCGATCCTGTATGTGATTCCGTACAAAACGCTCGATGAAGCGATCGCAATCCAGAACGGCGTGCCGCAGGGTTTGTCGTCGTCGATCTTCACCACTGATTTGCGCGCGGCGGAAAAATTCCTGACCTGCTTCGGTTCGGATTGCGGCATCGCCAACGTCAATATCGGTACCAGCGGCGCGGAAATCGGCGGCGCATTCGGTGGCGAGAAAGACACCGGCGGCGGTCGTGAATCCGGCTCGGATGCATGGAAAATCTACATGCGCCGCCAGACCAATACGATCAACTACTCCGACTCGTTGCCGCTGGCGCAAGGCATCAAGTTCGATTTCTGA
- a CDS encoding DUF4190 domain-containing protein has product MTMISCPACSHQVSDQATSCPNCGHPLVPAATTNVATYSNTSGTNTSVPAIVSLVFGLLSWCILPFIGAIVAVIAGHIARSEIRSAPAGTIDGDGMAIAGLILGWAHLVVVLLGLLFIFAVLGGFAAMSH; this is encoded by the coding sequence ATGACCATGATTTCATGCCCCGCGTGTTCGCACCAGGTTTCCGACCAGGCCACGTCATGCCCGAATTGCGGTCATCCGCTGGTACCTGCAGCAACCACGAATGTCGCCACCTACAGCAATACTTCGGGCACGAACACGAGTGTGCCGGCGATTGTGAGTCTGGTATTCGGTCTGTTGTCGTGGTGCATCTTGCCGTTCATCGGCGCGATCGTCGCTGTGATCGCCGGACACATTGCGCGCAGTGAAATCCGCAGCGCACCGGCCGGCACGATCGATGGCGACGGCATGGCGATTGCCGGGCTCATTCTCGGCTGGGCGCATCTGGTGGTGGTCTTGCTCGGATTGCTGTTTATTTTTGCCGTGCTCGGCGGTTTCGCAGCGATGTCGCACTGA